GAAAACAGTGCTTATAGGCAATCTTCGTATGGCATGTAATTGTAATGGTACTGAAAGTGTTCTATCACGCTGGATGGTAAACTCCCTATACGTATCCCTCGCGCTGTCGACAGCGGTGCGAATAGGAAATATGTTGTATAAATAAAAATTAAGTGGTTTACGCTCTTATTTATGATACTTATACGTAGCTGCATGCTGGCTATAAAGGGAAAAGATGGTAAATTCAACCGGAAATGCTGTTTCTTGTGCCACACTGTTCCCGTGCGGCTTAGCCAAGCCCCCGGAGAAGGCCGGCTTTTTCCGCCTGTACAGAAGCTGGCAAGCAGTGCTAAACCATGCGCAGGAATAGAAATACAGTGATTCTGACACTTTTAGCCGGGCTTAAATGCGCGCTATATTGCCATGAGGGCACGTGAAAAATGAAAGCACTAAGTAGAATATCTTTCAGATTTTTAAAACGCTTCTTCCTTTTAGTGATGATGGGTATGGGCGTGCCTTCTGCCATGGCCGAAACTTATTACATTAGCCCGCAGGGCAACGATGGCGCCAACTCAGGTACTAGTCTGGAGCAGCCCTGGCAAACAATAACTAAGGTAAACGCCACCCGCTTTGCCCCCGGTGATACTATACTTTTTAAGGGCGGCGCCACCTTCCAGGGAAGTATTCAGTTTCTACCCGGTGCGGGGGGCACCGCCGACAAACCCATTGTTTTGAGCTCCTACGGCACGGGTAAAGCAATTATCAGTAGCGGCACGCTTCCCGGACTCAAAGTATACAATGCCGCTGGCTTTAAGGTGGTGAACCTGATTTTCGAGGGCTCCGGGCAGTGGAAAGATGCGCAAAGCCATGGCATTGATTTTTACATGGACCTGCCCAACAACACGCGCCTTGATTTTATAGCAATAGACAGTGTGGAGGTATCCGGCTACCGCTTAACGGGCATCTCCGTGGGCAGCTGGAAAGGAGCGAGTGGGTACGACAACATCTCTATCACCAACAGCAGCGTGCACGATAACGGCGATGCAGGAATCGCCACCTATGCCGAAGCCACCCTTGGCCACCGCAATCTGTATGTGGGCTACAACAAAGTATACAACAACTCCGGGCTGCCGGAGAAAACCGACTTGCACAGTGGCAACGGCATCCTGGTGGGCGGTGTTGATGGTGCCGTGGTGGAATTCTGCGAAGCCTACAACAACGGCTGGCTTAACGCCTGGACCACCGGTGGCCCTGTCGGCATCTGGGGCTACCACTGCAACAACCTGGTCATCCAGTACAATGAGTCGCACCACAACAAGACGGGCACCACCAAAGACGGGGGCGGCTTTGATATTGACGGCGGCTGCACCGACTGCACCATGCAGTACAACTACTCCCACGATAACGAAGGAGCGGGCTACCTGGTGGCGCAGTATGTAAACGCTCCTCCCATGAAAGGCGTTACCATCCGCTACAACATCAGCGAAAACGACGGTCGCAGCAACGGCTATGGCGCCATTCACCTCTGGTCGTCAGGGGCGAACGGGGGCATCCAGGACCTGCACATCTACAACAACACCGTATACCTTAGCCCGGCAGAAAGTGGCGATCCCAAAGCCCTTTATGTGCAGGAGGGTGGCAAAACAGTCGCGTATATCCGCAACAACATATTCCAGACAACTGGAGGGCTGGAGGTGGTGCAGGCACAGCAAACATCAGACTTGCGGCTGGAGGGAAATAACTACTGGGCAGGCGAGGGCAACCTGAAAATTAACTGGAACGGCTCCACCTACACGTCCCTTACGGATTGGCGGGCGGCGACAGGGCAGGAAATGCTGCCCGACTCAGCGGTAGGCCTGACGGTTGCGCCCCTTCTGAAAAAGCCGGGGCAGGGAATTATACTTGCCGATCCCCGCAAACTGCACACCCTGACTGGATATGAGCTTCAGGATACCTCGTGGTTGATCGGCAAAGGACTGGACCTGCAGAAGCTTTACAGCATAGCGGTTGGTCCTGTTGATTTCTTTGGAAATGACCTCACCAGCCGGAAAGCCTTCAGCATAGGCGCACACCAGCCTGAGGTAGTTCCGCTGCCGGTTACCTTTGTCTCTTTCCGGGTGTACAGGAAGGGCAATCGGGTGGAGCTGGCATGGGAAACGGCGACGGAGCAAAACAATAAGGGCTTTGAAGTTGAGGTGTCGGAGGATGGACAGCAGTTCCGCCCGATTGGCTTTGTTCCGAGTAAAAGTCCCGATTCGCAGGTCAGGCAGGCGTATAACTTCACACATGCCAACCCAGGTAAAAAAGGCACCCGCTATTACCGCCTGAAACAGCTTGACTTAGACGACACCACTGCCTATTCCACCGTCTGCGTCGTGGAAGTAAGAGCCGAAGGCAATGGTATGATCATCTATCCTAATCCTTTCGAGCAAGATTTTTTACTCCAAATATATTCCGACGAAAATCAAAAGCTGCACCTGGCGCTATCTGGCATGAAGGGCAGGAAATTGCTTGAGCAAACCCTGCAGCTGCAGGAGGGTAACAATTTTATCCGCATCGCCCCCGCAAATCTGAAGGAGGGAACCCTATTCCTGCTGTCAGCCACCTTTGGCGGCGAAACACACCAGGTAAAAATGTTTAAGCGCTGAGGGTGAAAGTAATTTACAAGAGGCAAGGCCTTTTATACTTGACACTCCATACTTCCCATAGTCGGACTAAGTATCTCGACTTCACAAATTTGTTCTTCCGCCAGTATACCGCACTTTAAGGCCACACCATCCTGATGCAGGTAAGCCTTAGCAAAGCTCTTAGGAATAATCGCGTGTGCGAAAAGAGCCGATGAAGTGAAAGCAAATTTATACTTCTGAAGCGAGCGTATTTCCCAGCCCGCTGGCATTGCTTACGAAGCTACCATATCCGAAGTATGCGGTAGCTCCTGCTTCACCGGATTTAAAGTTTTAATCACACGTGCCGGATTGCCAACGGCAATGGAGTTGTCGGGAATGTCTTTTACCACTACTGATCCGGCGCCTATGCGCACGTTGTTACCGATATGAATACCACCGATGATGCATACATTGGAGCCCACTTCCACGTTGTTGCCGATGATGGGAGAATCAGAGTAGGAACCATCTTCCTTGCGAATGTTACCCACAGTGGTGGAGTGCCTGAAAAAACAGTTATCGCCAATCACCGCACAACCGTTTACCACCAGCGCATGGCCGTGGCCGAGGTAGAAATTTTTCCCGACCGTAGTCCAGTGAGGCAGCTCAATGCACATAAACCACTCCACCACGATCTTGTAGAACACGAGGTAAGGAAGCCACAGAATACGAAAGAACTTATTTTTGGAGGCGGGATGGCCCAAGCGGAAAAGCAGCAGCACGAGCTGGCCTTTGATATTTCCTTTGTTGGCGTTCCAATCCTGAAAAAGGTATGACAGCATGTAAATTCTAAAATTAAGGGTGTTAGTCGTAAGAATATGCTTTACGATATATAATTGATATAGATCAGCTGTTTTTTCTAAAATATTTGTTCCGTTTATCTGCTTTTTCAAGAATCGCACGAAGTTAACAAGCAGCGCCCTTACGACTTTACCTCCCCACCTGTTTTTATACCTTGTAGCAACCGGTAAGTAAAACGCGCAGCCGTAGGAGCGTAAAAATTGGCTGTCACCGTAGTTGCCACCTCAAGCTTATCCTTTTACCCGCTTCTTCCCGTACATGGGTTTATGAAAGAAAAAATAGGCGAACTCAGCATCCTATCCATCGACATCGGGGGCTCCAGCATCAAGGGAACCGTACTCAGCCAGACCGGCGATTTATTAACTGGCTATATCAAAACTCCCACACCCACACCGGCCTCACCAGAGAAAGTGCAGGCTGCCATTGTGCACCTGGTAAAGGATTTCCCCCCTTTTGATCGGGTTTCCGTGGGCTTTCCGGGCTATGTGCGGGAGGGCACCGTGACGACAGCGCCAAACCTGGGAACAGCATCGTGGCACGGTGTTAACCTTAGCCAGGAACTTGGGGAAAAGCTGCAAAGTCCGGTTAGGGTAGTAAACGACGCGGACCTGCAGGGCCTGGGTGTGGTGCAGGGAAAGGGCTTTGAAATAGTCATTACACTGGGTACAGGTTTCGGCACGGCCTTGCTGCACAACGGGTTTCTGCTGCCGCACCTCGAACTGGCGCACCACCCGGTTACCAAGAACAAAGACTACGACCAGTATATCGGCGACAAGGCACTGGATAAGATAGGCGTGGAGAGGTGGAACGAACGAATGAAGCGGGTGCTGCACATTCTGCTAACCGTCTTCAACTACGACCATCTCTACATCAGCGGGGGCAATGCGCGACTGCTCAATTTCCCGCTGGACGACAACATCACGATTGTTTCGAACAAAGAAGGAATTGAGGGAGGCGCCATGCTTTGGAAAGATGAGTTTATAGTTGCCAGCACCTGATCTATACCAATTCTCCTTACAACACATCATTCTCACCCTCCTCGCGTACCACTTAGAAGGGCTCCGCTAAGGCGCTGCATGTATAAAGCTAAGCAGGAAAGAATTATGCGTACAGAAAATCAGACGCTGGAACAGGAAGGAATTAACACGGTACGGGTTTTAACGGCAGATGCGGTGCAAAAAGCCAACTCGGGTCATCCCGGTATGCCTATGGGGGCAGCCCCGATGGCGCATGTGCTCTGGACGGAGGCCATGCACTACAACCCGCAAAATCCCGATTGGGCGAACCGCGACCGGTTCATTCTTTCTGCCGGCCATGGCAGTTTGCTGCAGTATTGTTTTCTATACTTAACCGGTTACAACCTGTCGCTGGACGATTTAAAAGATTTCCGGCAGTTGCACAGCAAAACCCCCGGGCACCCGGAGTCGGGCATCACGCCTGGCATCGAAATTACCACAGGCCCGCTCGGGCAGGGCTTTGCCAACGGCGTGGGCTTTGCCATTGCGCAACGGCACCTGGCTGCCCGCTACAACAAGCCTGATTTTACGCTGTTCGATTATAAAATCTATGCCATCTGCAGCGACGGCGACCTGATGGAAGGCGTTACGGCGGAAGCAGCCTCGCTGGCCGGACACCTGCAGCTCGGCAACCTCATTTACCTCTACGACGACAACAACATCTCCATTGAGGGAAGCACGGGGCTTGCCTTCAGCGAAGACGTTGGCAAACGCTTTGAAGCTTACCAATGGCATGTGCAGGTGGTGGAGGACGGTAACAACCTGGAGGCACTAGCGCAGGCAATACAGCAGGCACAGGAAGAAACACAGCGCCCGTCGCTCATTAAAGTGCGGACGCAGATTGGGTTTGGCAGCCCCAACAAAGTAGACAAAGCCAGCGCACACGGCTCTCCCTTGGGTGAGGACGAAGTGAAACTGGTGAAAGAGAACCTGGGGTTTGATCCAAGTAAATCCTTTGAGGTGTCGGAGGAGGTACTGCAGTACTATCGGGAGATTGGGGCAAAAGGCACCGCTAAAGAGCAGGAGTGGAATGAGCTGTACCAGGCATACAAACAACAGTACCCGGAGCTTGCCGCAGAATATGAGTTGCTGCGCAGCGGGAAACTGCCGACAGGCTGGAAAGACAACCTGCCGGTTTTTAAACCCAGCGACGGTGAGATGGCCACGCGCAAAGCCTCCGGCAAACTGCTGAACGCCATCGCCGCGAAACTGCCTAACCTGCTGGGTGGCTCGGCTGATCTCTCGCCTTCCACCGGCACCGAACTAAAGGGCTACGATTCCTTTTCGGCGGAAAACCCAGGCGGCAGAAATTTCCACTTCGGCATTCGTGAGCACGCCATGGGTGCCGTGCTGAACGGCATGGCCATCACCAAAGGCCTGTTTGCCTACGGTGCCACCTTTCTCATTTTCTCAGAGTACATGCGGCCCCCGATACGGATGGCCGCCATCATGAAAATTAAGCCGATCTTCATTTACACCCACGACAGCATTGGCCTGGGAGAAGACGGTACCACGCACCAGCCCGTGGAGCAGCTGATATCGTTGCGCTCCATCCCGAACCTGATCGTGCTGCGGCCGGCCGATGCGAACGAGACGGTGCAGGCATGGCGCGTGGCGCTGGAGCATGCCGACGGTCCGGTAGCCCTGGTGCTCACCCGGCAGGAGTTGCCCGTGCTGGACCAGGAGAAGTACACGCCAGCCACCGAACTGGAGCGCGGAGCCTACATTCTCTCAGATGCCGCTGAACCGCAATTGCTCCTGATCGCCACCGGTTCGGAAGTGAGCCTGGTGCTGCAGGCACAGGAAAAGCTGCAGCAGGAAGGCATTGCCGCCCGCGTTATCAGCATGCCCTCGTGGGAGCTGTTTGAGAAGCAGGACGCTGCCTACAAAGAAAAAGTATTTCCTGAAAACCTGCGCAAGCGGCTGGCCGTGGAAGCGGGATCCACCTTGGGCTGGCACAAGTATGTCACAGACGAAGGCAGCATTATCGGCATGACCACCTTCGGCGAATCGGCACCGGCTGAGGAACTTTTTGAGCTCTACGGCTTCACAGTAGACAATGTGGTGAAACAGGCGAAGGCACTGCTTTCCTAACTTCAGGGCAGAAATTGTTCAGGTGAAACGGGAACAGGCAAGTATAAGAGCACAAAGAATTAAAAATGAAAATAGGCATTGCAGCAGATCACGGCGGGTACGCATTAAAGGAAGCAGTACGTCCCTTACTTGAGGAAGCAGGGCACGAGGTGACAGACTATGGCGCCAGAAGTCTTGACGATAAAGATGACTATCCAGATTATGTGATACCGCTGGCAGAAGCAGTTGCCGGAAAGCGGGTTGATCGGGGAATAGCCATCTGCGGAAGCGGCGTGGGGGCATCCATCGCCGCGAATAAAGTGCCCGGTTTGCGGGCTGCGCTGGTGCACGATCATTTCTCGGCACACCAGGGGGTAGAGGATGACGACATGAACATGCTGTGCCTCGGTGGCCGCGTGGTCGGAAACAGCGTGGCTGAAGAACTGATCTTTACCTATTTAGAAGCGAAGTTTACCGGCGAAGAGCGCCATGAGCGAAGGCTAAACAAAGTAAAACACCTAGAAGACAAGTATAAAGGATAAACTATGGAAAAGAACAATGTAAAGCGCATCCACGATTTTGACCAGAGCATCTGGCTCGATTTTATCGACCGCAAGATTATGGATACCGGTGAACTGCAAAAGCTGATAGATGAGGACGGCGTGCGGGGCGTAACTTCCAACCCGGCCATTTTCGAAAAAGCCATCAGCAGCAGCTCTGATTACGATGCCGACATAAAGGAACTAAGCCAGCAGGATCTGAGCAACGAGGATCTGTTCTATAAACTGGCGGTGCGGGACATTAAACGTGCGGCAGATCTTTTTAAGCCGGTGTATGAAGAGGAGGTAAAGGGAGCGGACGGCTACATCAGTCTCGAAGTATCGCCCTACCTTGCCCGTGATACCGAAGGAACCATCCGGCAGGCGCGCGAACTGTGGGAGGCGGTGGACCGCGAAAATGTTATGATTAAGATACCCGGCACGGCAGAAGGCCTGCCCGCCATCCGGACCTGCATCAGCGAAGGCATCAACATCAATGTTACCTTACTTTTCAGCCTCGACCGCTACGAAACAGTGGCCAACGCTTATATTTCGGGCCTGGAGGATCGCCTCGAGAAAAATCAACCCATAGACCACATTGCCTCTGTTGCCAGCTTTTTCCTGAGTCGCATTGATGTGATGGTGGATCCGGTGCTGAAGGAGAATGGCTTGAACGAGCTTTACGGCGAAGTGGCGATTGCCTCGGCAAAAAAAGCCTACGAGATCTACAAGCGTGTATTCAGCAGCGAGCGCTTTAAAAAGCTGGAAGCCAAGGGAGCCAGGCCACAGCGCCTGCTGTGGGCCAGTACCAGCAGCAAGAACCCTGATTTCTCCGACACCAAGTATGTGGAGGCGCTGATCGGGCCAAACACGGTAAACACTATTCCGATGGACACGCTGGAGGCGTTCCGGGATCATGGCCAGGCATCGAACACCCTTGAAAATGATCTGGACAAAGCCACGCGTACCCTGGAGCAGTTAAAGGAAGCTGGCATCGATCTGGAGGATATAACGCAGCGATTGGAAGAAGAAGGAATTGAGAAGTTTAACCAGCCGTATGGGAAACTGCTGGATGCCATCGCGGAGCAAAAGAAGAAAGCGCTCGCCTCCAACAATTCGTGATGGCGTTAAGTACCGCGCCCCTTTATATTCCCGAAGTATGGAGACAGCTTCTGCTGTAGCCATACTTGTATCTTTCCATCGTACCAAAAAAGTATAAGATGAACCCCGAACAAAGCAGCAACACAGGTAACGTTTTCGGCATGATTGGCCTTGGCACCATGGGCCGCAGTTTATTGCTCAACATAGCAGACAGCGGCTTTCCCGTGGCGGGCTACGACAGAAATGCAGAGCAGGTAGATTTTCTGGCGCGGGAAGGTGAGGCTTTCCCCGTTCAGGCCTTTGCCTCGCTTCCTGAATTCGTTTCCAGCCTCAAAACGCCCCGCGCCATTATGATGCTGGTGCCGGCAGGCCCGATTGTGGACAATGTGATCGCCGAAATTCTGCCCTTGCTCGAGAAGGGAGATATTCTGATAGACGGAGGTAATTCACACTTCTCGGATACCACACGTCGAGATGCCGCCCTGAAAGAAGAGGGGTTGCACTTCTTCGGGATGGGTATTTCCGGTGGGGAGGAAGGTGCGCGAAGAGGCCCGAGCATGATGCCTGGCGGTGACACGGAGGCATACCAGGTTATGAAACCTATACTGGAAGCGGTGGCGGCTAAAGTGAATGGAGAGCCCTGTGTAACCTACATCGGACCGGGAGCGGCCGGCCATTTTGTGAAGATGGTGCACAACGGCATTGAGTATGGCATGATGCAGTTGATTGCCGAATCCTACGAAATCATGCGCAAAGGCCTGCAGCTCAAAAATGAAGAGATACACCAGGTGTTTGCGCGCTGGAACAATGGGCGACTGCAATCCTACTTGCTGGAGATAACGCGGGATATATTCACTTACAAAGCCCCCGGCACAGAGCATTTCCACATCGATGATCTGCTTGATATTGCCCGCTCGAAAGGCACCGGCAAATGGACCGCACAGGTGGCCATGGAACTGGAAATACCCGTGCCGACCATAGACATAGCCGTGGCCATGCGCGACCTCTCCAAGTATAAAAAAGTGCGGGTGGAGGCGGATGAACGGTATGCAGCCGATCACCCTAACGCAATTAAAACGGGCAACCGCGAGGAACTGCTGACGCAGCTGGAGCAGGCCTTTTACTTCAGCATGATTGCCACCTACGCCCAAGGCATGCACCTGCTGGCCAAAGCCTCTGTCGATTATGGCTATGAGCTGCAACTGGACCAGATTGCGAAGATTTGGCGGGGCGGGTGTATTATTCGCGCTGCCTTTCTGGAGGATATTTACACGGCGTACCAGCAAAACCCCAAGTTGGCGCACTTGCTGCTCGACCCTCAGGTATTAGCGCTGATGAATGAGACTGCTCCCGGCATGCGGGCGGTGGTGGCGACGGCTGCTTTGTCTGGTGTTGCCACGCCTGCTTTCGCCACCACGCTGGGCTATTTCGACAACTTCCGCAACGGCACCATGCCTTCAAACCTCATTCAGGCGCAGCGCGATTTCTTTGGGGCCCACACCTACGAGGTAATCGGCAAGGAGGGGATCTTTGTGCACACCGACTGGCTGCCAGACGCCCTGGATTAAAGTATACATAGCGCACCGGCAGTACCTGTGCGCTATATATACTTGTTCACTCATACTTCTACTCAAGGCTGAGCTACTTTATCTGCTCCTTCAGCCGTATTCCCATAAAGAAAGATGCATTCAACTAAAACAAAGCAAAAGGCGCAACCAACCATATTTGTCATCTTCGGCGGCACCGGCGATTTGAACAGCCGTAAGCTTGCTCCGGCTATTTATAACCTGTTCCTGGAGAAGTCACTGCCGGCGGATTTTGCCGTTATTGGCACGGGCCGCACCAAACTGTCTGACGAGGAATTCAGAAAAAGTCTGTACGAAGGAATAAACGAGTTTTCGCGCAGGGGAAAGACAGACAAAAAGGATTGGGAGCAGTTTTGCGGGCACATCCATTACCAGATTGCCGACCTGCTGAAGGAAAGCAGCTATGCGGAGCTGAAGAAAAACATTGAGCAGCTTCAAGCGGAGTGGGCCCAGGAAGCGCAGGTGATTTACTACCTGGCGGTTGCGCCGAACTTTTTCCCCGTTATTGCCAGGAACATTGCGCAGCACCAACTGGCCGAAAACTCTGACAATTCCCGCATCGTCATCGAAAAACCTTTCGGGCATGATCTGGAGTCGGCGAGGGAGCTGAATGCCTTGCTTGGGGAGCTGTTCGAGGAGAAGCAGATTTACCGCATCGACCACTACCTCGGCAAAGAGACGGTGCAGAACATCATGGCTTTCCGCTTTGCCAACTCTATGTTTGAGCCGCTCTGGAACCGCAATTACATTGAGCACGTGCAGATATCCGTGACTGAGCGCCTGGGGGTAGGCGACCGCGGCGGGTATTACGAAGGCTCTGGTGCCTTGCGCGATATGGTACAGAACCACCTGCTGCAGTTGCTTTGCCTGGTGGCCATGGAAACCCCAACCAACTTTGGGGCCGAAGAAATCCGCAACCGGAAAGTGGATGTACTGCATGCCATGCGCCGTTTTTCGGCAGAGGAAGTACGCATGAACACTGTGCGCGGGCAGTACGGGCAGGGCTGGATAGAGGGAAAGGAAGTGCCCGGCTACCGGGATGAAACCGGGGTGGACCCGGAGTCAAATACCGAAACCTTTGCCGCGGTAAAATTCTTTATAGACAACTGGCGCTGGCAGGGTATTCCGTTTTACGTGCGCACCGGCAAGCGCCTGCACCAGACGGCTTCCACCATCACCATCCAGTTTAAGGATGTGCCTCACTTTATTTTTCCGCCCGAAACTACGGAGACCTGGCAGCAGAACCGACTCATCATCAGCATTCAACCAGAGATGAGCATCCGGATGCAGTTGCAGGCAAAACGGCCGGGGCTGGAGATGGTGCTGAACACGGTAGATATGGTGTTTGATTACAAAGGCACTTACACGGTGGAAGCACCGGAGGCCTACGAAACGCTGCTGCTCGATACAATGGACGGTGACCAAACACTCTTTATGCGGGCCGACCAGGTGGAGGCTGCGTGGGATTTACTTATGCCCATCCTGCACGCCTGGGAGTCGAAACGCAGCCTAAGCTTTCCGAATTATTCCGCAGATTCCTGGGGGCCTGAAGTAGCCGAGGCGCTGATTGCCCGCGACGGTTTCCATTGGTTTACGCTTCCGGTTAACAACAAGAAATAGAGTCACAAGTATGGTACATGTAGTTGAGGAACCCACAGCATTACTACGGGAGTTGGCTTCTTTCTTTGTTACAAAAGCTAACGAAGCCATCGCAGCGCATGGTGATTTTAATGTAGCCTTATCGGGGGGCAACTCGCCGAAAAAGCTCTATGAATTGCTGGCCTCTGCTGAGCTCAGCAGTCAGGTAGCGTGGGACAAGGTAAACTTTTTCTTCGGCGATGAGCGGCTTTTGCCAGCCGATAGTCCGGATAGCAATGCACTGATGGTACGCAAAGCCTTGTTCGAGCCGCTGCAGATTCCAGAAAATCAAATATTCCAGGTGAACACCACCTTGCCACCGGCGCAGGCCGCCCAAGACTACGCGGAACGTATACAGGCGCAGTTCAGCAGTGCCGATGCAGTTTTTGACCTGGTGCTGTTAGGCTTGGGAGATGATGCGCACACCGCCTCGCTTTTTCCCGGTACTTCTGTGCTGGAGGAGCAGGCGGCAGGTGTAAAGGAAGTATACCTGGAGCAAAAACAAGTGTACCGCATCACCCTCACGGCCCCGCTGATAAACAAAGCAAAAGCCATTGCCTTTCTGGTGTACGGTGCTTCCAAAGCCACTGCTGTGCAGCAGGTGCTGGAAGGGGAGAAGGACACCCATACTTACCCGGCACAACTGATAAAGGGAAACGTACATTGGTTTCTGGACAAGGAGGCTGCCTCATTGTTAAAGAAGTAGTACAAGCAGAAAGATCGGTTTTATACTTGTACAAGTTAACTGGCGCGGATCTTTAGATGCATGACCTGAAATGAACGGGAAGTCTCTGCCTTCACTAGCTTTAAGGAACCAGATGACTAAACAGGCAAAGTATCTTAAGGTATACATTTGCCTAAGCAGCCTTGCTACATACACCAATAGACGCCACCGCTAGGTAAGTATAAATAAATGATTCAACCCAATATTTATATGATTGAACGCCAGGTGTTCCGCATGCCCAAAGCCGGCTCCATTAATGATCTGACACAAGAACGAGAGGATCTTGAGGCGCCCGGACCTGATGAAGTATGCGTGCAGGTGCAGGCTATCGGACTGAACTTTGCAGATATCTTTGCTATGCAGGGGTTGTACAGCGCCACTCCAAAAGGCGCCTTTATACCAGGCCTTGAATTTTCAGGAGTTATAATCGCCGTAGGAGATGCGGTGGCAGAAGTGAAGGTGGGCGACAGGGTGATGGGCGTCACGAAGTTCGGAGGCTATGTATCGCACCTCAACATCAACCACCGCTACGTTATTCCGCTGCCGGACCGCTGGAGCTTTGAGGAAGGGGCCGGGTTCCTGGTACAGGGGCTCACCGCCTATTATGCCCTCACCACCTTAGGCAATTTGCAGCAAGGCATGACGGTGCTGATCCACAGTGCGGCAGGAGGCGTCGGGCTGCTGGCCAACCGTATCTGCAAAAAGTATAATGCCTATACCATCGGCACCGTTGGCAGACCGGAAAAAGTAGCGTTTCTGCACCAGGAAGAGGCGTACGACGCGGTAATTCTCCGCGACAGCGGATTTGCTGATAAGCTGCAAGCGGCACTGGCAGATCGGCCGCTTCACCTGATCATGGAATGCATTGGTGGCAGGGTGCTGGCGCAAGGGTGGAAAGCCCTGGCACCGATGGGCCGGATGGTGGTATATGGCAATGCCAGTTTTGCCAGCCACGGGGCAAGGCCAAACTACCCGCGGCTCCTCTGGCAGTTCCTCCGGCGTCCTAAAATTGATCCGCTGCGCCTGCCCACCGAGAACAAGTCTTTGATGGGCTTTAACCTGATCTACCTATACGAACAGACGGATATGATGCACCAGTTGCTCGGCGAGCTACAGGCACTGCAGCTTAGGCCGCAGCATGTGGGGCAGGTTTTCCCTTTCGAGGCCATGCCTGAAGCCATACGGCTTTTCCAACGTGGCAAAACAGTAGGCAAGGTGGTGGTGCAGACACGTACTTCTGAATAAGAAGGGAATACAAGGTGGAACGAGCTAGCATATCAATAGTATGCCCTATTTCAAAAAGCGCTATTC
Above is a window of Pontibacter akesuensis DNA encoding:
- the zwf gene encoding glucose-6-phosphate dehydrogenase, with the protein product MHSTKTKQKAQPTIFVIFGGTGDLNSRKLAPAIYNLFLEKSLPADFAVIGTGRTKLSDEEFRKSLYEGINEFSRRGKTDKKDWEQFCGHIHYQIADLLKESSYAELKKNIEQLQAEWAQEAQVIYYLAVAPNFFPVIARNIAQHQLAENSDNSRIVIEKPFGHDLESARELNALLGELFEEKQIYRIDHYLGKETVQNIMAFRFANSMFEPLWNRNYIEHVQISVTERLGVGDRGGYYEGSGALRDMVQNHLLQLLCLVAMETPTNFGAEEIRNRKVDVLHAMRRFSAEEVRMNTVRGQYGQGWIEGKEVPGYRDETGVDPESNTETFAAVKFFIDNWRWQGIPFYVRTGKRLHQTASTITIQFKDVPHFIFPPETTETWQQNRLIISIQPEMSIRMQLQAKRPGLEMVLNTVDMVFDYKGTYTVEAPEAYETLLLDTMDGDQTLFMRADQVEAAWDLLMPILHAWESKRSLSFPNYSADSWGPEVAEALIARDGFHWFTLPVNNKK
- a CDS encoding synaptic vesicle VAT-1 family membrane protein, translated to MIERQVFRMPKAGSINDLTQEREDLEAPGPDEVCVQVQAIGLNFADIFAMQGLYSATPKGAFIPGLEFSGVIIAVGDAVAEVKVGDRVMGVTKFGGYVSHLNINHRYVIPLPDRWSFEEGAGFLVQGLTAYYALTTLGNLQQGMTVLIHSAAGGVGLLANRICKKYNAYTIGTVGRPEKVAFLHQEEAYDAVILRDSGFADKLQAALADRPLHLIMECIGGRVLAQGWKALAPMGRMVVYGNASFASHGARPNYPRLLWQFLRRPKIDPLRLPTENKSLMGFNLIYLYEQTDMMHQLLGELQALQLRPQHVGQVFPFEAMPEAIRLFQRGKTVGKVVVQTRTSE
- the pgl gene encoding 6-phosphogluconolactonase, producing the protein MVHVVEEPTALLRELASFFVTKANEAIAAHGDFNVALSGGNSPKKLYELLASAELSSQVAWDKVNFFFGDERLLPADSPDSNALMVRKALFEPLQIPENQIFQVNTTLPPAQAAQDYAERIQAQFSSADAVFDLVLLGLGDDAHTASLFPGTSVLEEQAAGVKEVYLEQKQVYRITLTAPLINKAKAIAFLVYGASKATAVQQVLEGEKDTHTYPAQLIKGNVHWFLDKEAASLLKK
- the gndA gene encoding NADP-dependent phosphogluconate dehydrogenase; this translates as MNPEQSSNTGNVFGMIGLGTMGRSLLLNIADSGFPVAGYDRNAEQVDFLAREGEAFPVQAFASLPEFVSSLKTPRAIMMLVPAGPIVDNVIAEILPLLEKGDILIDGGNSHFSDTTRRDAALKEEGLHFFGMGISGGEEGARRGPSMMPGGDTEAYQVMKPILEAVAAKVNGEPCVTYIGPGAAGHFVKMVHNGIEYGMMQLIAESYEIMRKGLQLKNEEIHQVFARWNNGRLQSYLLEITRDIFTYKAPGTEHFHIDDLLDIARSKGTGKWTAQVAMELEIPVPTIDIAVAMRDLSKYKKVRVEADERYAADHPNAIKTGNREELLTQLEQAFYFSMIATYAQGMHLLAKASVDYGYELQLDQIAKIWRGGCIIRAAFLEDIYTAYQQNPKLAHLLLDPQVLALMNETAPGMRAVVATAALSGVATPAFATTLGYFDNFRNGTMPSNLIQAQRDFFGAHTYEVIGKEGIFVHTDWLPDALD